The following are encoded in a window of Actinomycetota bacterium genomic DNA:
- the ribH gene encoding 6,7-dimethyl-8-ribityllumazine synthase, with protein MRVLRGTHDGAGLRVGVVVSRFNEAVTEALKSGALAALAEAGVADDDVTVVSVPGAFELPGVARALASSGRVDGIVCLGAVVRGDTEHFTFVAAAAQEGILRAQLDTGVPVTFGVLTTETMAQATERAGGQGGNKGYEAALDAVEMATLHRKLTPADT; from the coding sequence GTGAGGGTGCTGCGCGGGACCCACGACGGGGCGGGGCTGCGGGTGGGGGTGGTGGTGAGCCGGTTCAACGAAGCAGTGACCGAAGCGCTGAAGTCCGGGGCGCTGGCGGCCCTGGCCGAGGCCGGGGTGGCCGACGACGACGTGACCGTGGTCTCGGTGCCCGGGGCCTTCGAGCTCCCGGGGGTCGCCCGGGCGCTGGCCTCCTCCGGCCGGGTGGACGGCATCGTGTGCCTCGGGGCGGTGGTGCGGGGTGACACGGAGCACTTCACCTTCGTCGCCGCCGCTGCCCAGGAGGGGATCCTGCGGGCGCAGCTGGACACCGGGGTGCCGGTGACCTTTGGCGTGCTGACCACCGAGACCATGGCCCAGGCCACCGAGCGGGCGGGGGGCCAGGGCGGGAACAAGGGCTACGAGGCGGCACTCGACGCCGTGGAGATGGCGACACTGCACCGCAAGCTCACTCCTGCCGATACCTAA
- the ribD gene encoding bifunctional diaminohydroxyphosphoribosylaminopyrimidine deaminase/5-amino-6-(5-phosphoribosylamino)uracil reductase RibD, translated as MGTPSDRYMHRALLLAKRGAGQTSPNPAVGAVVVVGDEIVGSGWHRRAGTDHAEVLALREAGAAAAGATLYVTLEPCSHHGRTPPCVDAVLGAGIRRVVAAMEDPDPRVAGTGIRALRDAGVAVEVGCGGTEAAALNEAYGLHRREGRPFVTYKAALSVDGRTSAADGTSQWITGPEARRDVQRVRARSDAICVGVGTVLADDPSLTVRDARPARTARPPLRVVVDSRGRTPLSAQVLDASAPTLIAVTQAAPAPAVAALQAVGAEVVCLADQAHGDRVPLPALLAYLGRREIVSLLLEGGATLAGSFVAGGLVDRYLFYLAPVLLGAGCPDQGSAGHGAGGPVAAGRGVLEGWTAGTIGAAPRLKVRQVRRVGPDLRVELR; from the coding sequence GTGGGCACCCCCTCCGACCGCTACATGCATCGTGCGCTGCTCCTCGCCAAGCGGGGGGCGGGGCAGACGAGCCCGAACCCGGCGGTCGGGGCGGTCGTGGTGGTGGGCGACGAGATCGTCGGGTCGGGCTGGCACCGCCGGGCGGGCACCGATCACGCCGAGGTCCTCGCCCTCCGGGAGGCGGGGGCGGCGGCGGCGGGGGCGACCCTCTACGTGACCCTGGAGCCCTGCTCGCACCATGGGCGGACGCCGCCGTGCGTCGATGCCGTCCTCGGGGCGGGCATCCGCCGGGTGGTGGCCGCCATGGAAGACCCCGACCCCCGGGTGGCCGGCACCGGCATCCGTGCCCTGCGGGACGCCGGGGTTGCGGTGGAGGTCGGCTGCGGCGGGACCGAGGCGGCAGCGCTCAACGAGGCCTACGGCCTGCACCGCCGCGAGGGCCGGCCGTTTGTCACCTACAAGGCCGCGCTATCGGTCGACGGGCGCACCTCCGCCGCCGATGGGACGTCCCAGTGGATCACGGGGCCCGAGGCCCGCCGGGACGTCCAGCGGGTACGGGCGCGCAGCGATGCGATCTGCGTCGGGGTCGGCACCGTGCTGGCCGACGACCCCTCGCTCACCGTCCGGGACGCGCGCCCGGCGCGCACCGCGCGGCCCCCGTTGCGGGTGGTGGTCGACTCCCGGGGGCGCACCCCGCTTAGCGCTCAGGTGCTTGACGCCTCGGCGCCGACGCTCATTGCCGTCACCCAGGCGGCGCCTGCCCCGGCGGTCGCCGCCCTGCAGGCGGTGGGGGCGGAGGTGGTCTGCCTGGCCGACCAGGCCCACGGGGACCGGGTGCCGCTCCCGGCGCTGCTGGCCTACCTCGGACGCCGGGAGATCGTCAGCCTCCTCCTCGAGGGCGGCGCCACCCTGGCCGGGTCGTTCGTGGCCGGGGGCCTGGTGGACCGCTACCTGTTCTACCTGGCGCCGGTCCTCCTCGGCGCAGGATGCCCGGACCAGGGTTCGGCCGGGCACGGGGCCGGCGGGCCCGTCGCCGCCGGGCGAGGGGTCCTCGAGGGCTGGACCGCCGGGACGATCGGCGCCGCGCCTCGCCTAAAGGTGCGCCAGGTGCGTAGAGTCGGCCCCGACCTGCGGGTCGAGCTGCGCTGA
- a CDS encoding riboflavin synthase — protein MFTGIVEEVGRVLAARTDRLDIGCTLDELYLGDSVAVNGVCLTVAAATDQGFAAALSEETLARTTLGVLTAGSPVNLERPVHAGGRLGGHVVQGHVDGVAVVRRVEPQPGSVEVWVEAPEELRRYLVEKGSVALDGVSLTVARRSGAEFCVALIPHTLAATTFGATKPGDRVNLEVDILAKYVESLLQATRHTGEGDNP, from the coding sequence ATGTTCACTGGAATTGTCGAGGAGGTCGGCCGAGTCCTCGCCGCGCGCACGGACCGCCTGGACATCGGCTGCACGCTGGACGAGCTGTACCTGGGCGACTCGGTGGCGGTCAACGGCGTGTGCCTGACCGTCGCCGCGGCCACGGACCAGGGCTTCGCCGCCGCCCTGTCCGAGGAGACCCTCGCCCGCACGACGCTGGGGGTGCTCACCGCCGGCTCCCCGGTCAACCTGGAGCGCCCGGTGCACGCCGGCGGCCGGTTGGGGGGCCACGTGGTGCAGGGGCACGTGGACGGGGTGGCGGTGGTGCGCCGGGTCGAGCCCCAGCCCGGGTCTGTGGAGGTGTGGGTGGAGGCCCCCGAGGAGCTGCGCCGGTACCTGGTGGAGAAGGGATCGGTCGCCCTCGACGGGGTGAGCCTCACGGTCGCCCGGCGCTCGGGGGCGGAGTTCTGCGTCGCGCTGATCCCGCATACGCTGGCGGCCACCACCTTCGGGGCGACCAAGCCGGGCGACCGGGTCAACCTCGAGGTGGACATCCTGGCAAAGTATGTGGAGTCCCTGTTGCAAGCCACCAGGCATACCGGAGAAGGAGACAACCCATGA
- a CDS encoding bifunctional 3,4-dihydroxy-2-butanone-4-phosphate synthase/GTP cyclohydrolase II, translated as MSFATVEEGLAELAAGRMVIVVDDEERENEGDFIIAAEKVTPEAVNFIAREAGIQLCVGLTKARFEELSIQMMVADNNAPNQTAFGVSVDSKAGGSGSSAFDRAATIRALADPGTKASDLVRPGHVFPLRAVDGGVLRRAGHTEASVDLARLAGLQPAGVMAEIVHPDGTMARLPYLQELALRHGMKLVTIKDLIAYRHQREKLVEQVAEALLPTEFGEFTCHVYRSLADGQEYVAFVKGEVAGKPDVLVRVHSQCLTGDVFRSARCDCGQQFEQAMQRIEEAGQGVLLYIMGHEGRGIGLQHKIRAYRLQEQGRDTVEANRELGFKADLRDYGIGAQVLADLGVTSMRLMTNNPAKYTGLEGYGLSISERVALQTQPTAENIAYLRTKRDRLGHLLEGLE; from the coding sequence ATGAGCTTCGCCACGGTCGAGGAGGGCCTCGCCGAACTGGCCGCCGGCCGGATGGTGATCGTCGTCGACGACGAGGAGCGGGAGAACGAGGGCGACTTCATCATCGCCGCCGAGAAGGTCACCCCCGAGGCGGTGAACTTCATCGCCCGGGAGGCCGGCATCCAGCTGTGCGTCGGCCTCACGAAGGCCCGCTTCGAGGAGCTGTCCATCCAGATGATGGTGGCGGACAACAACGCCCCCAACCAGACCGCATTCGGGGTCTCGGTGGACAGCAAGGCCGGCGGGAGCGGCTCCAGCGCCTTCGACCGGGCCGCCACCATCCGGGCGCTCGCCGACCCGGGCACGAAAGCCTCCGACCTGGTGCGCCCCGGCCACGTGTTCCCGCTGCGGGCGGTGGACGGCGGCGTGCTGCGCCGGGCGGGACACACCGAGGCGTCGGTGGACCTGGCCCGCCTCGCCGGCCTGCAGCCTGCCGGGGTCATGGCCGAGATCGTGCACCCGGACGGCACCATGGCGCGGCTGCCCTACCTCCAGGAGCTCGCCCTGCGCCACGGCATGAAGCTGGTCACCATCAAGGACCTCATCGCCTACCGCCACCAGCGCGAGAAGCTGGTGGAGCAGGTGGCCGAGGCCTTGTTGCCCACCGAGTTCGGCGAGTTCACCTGCCACGTCTACCGCAGCCTGGCCGACGGCCAGGAGTACGTCGCCTTCGTGAAGGGCGAGGTGGCCGGCAAGCCTGACGTGCTGGTCAGGGTGCACTCGCAGTGCCTGACCGGCGACGTGTTCCGCTCGGCCCGGTGCGACTGCGGCCAGCAGTTCGAGCAGGCGATGCAGCGCATCGAGGAGGCCGGCCAGGGCGTGCTGCTCTACATCATGGGCCACGAGGGCCGGGGGATCGGCCTGCAGCACAAGATCCGCGCCTACCGCCTGCAGGAGCAGGGCCGCGACACCGTCGAGGCCAACCGGGAGCTGGGCTTCAAGGCCGACCTGCGGGACTACGGCATCGGGGCGCAGGTGCTGGCGGACCTCGGCGTCACCTCGATGCGGCTGATGACCAACAACCCCGCCAAGTACACCGGCCTGGAGGGCTACGGCCTGTCGATCAGCGAGCGGGTCGCCCTGCAGACCCAGCCGACCGCGGAGAACATCGCCTACCTGCGCACCAAGCGGGACCGCCTCGGGCACCTGCTGGAGGGCCTGGAGTGA